catgtgctcattcacggtttagacaccagcgaacatggacgaggagaggtttatattggaggtggaaaaccacaaaataatatatgacacggcacatcctttttaaaaggacaaccaaaaaaaggatgctgcatggaatctcatagcagaagaagaagaaaaggttaaaacaaaagaagtccacctttctttctgcttctctgttgagcacagactttatgtttgtcgttgtgaaatgccacatgatcgcgcgcgcgcggtcccgcgagacacgttgggaagtgggcggcgacggagctgccggaccgcagctgtgcggattgacaaaaaaattgacccgtccggagcacgcagtcaagacgcaccgcaccgcaaccgcatccggtgaaaacccggggttaagcTTCTTATTCATGGCTTACATTAACCCACTCATCCAAACCCAGCGCCTACTGTGTATATGATACAGTGGCTGAACCGGCTGATGAATGGGAGGCTAAACGTGACGTTGCTAACTCCCCAAACCACGTGTCTTCGTGCAGGGTCGTCCGTCACAAGGTCAAATAGTAAGAACGCATGCGCAATAAGTGCCTCTCCATCTCTCCCCGCCTGATGAACAACCACTAAAATACAACTACATTTTCTTCTGGAAAGCAATAATCAGTCACCAAATTAAAGTCGCGCTTCCTGCACATGATAACCACCACGTTAGGGACAAATTACATTATAGTTATTCGAGAACCCTCGGATGTGACATTATCTACGtttaacaatatttatttaagcATGAAACATGTTTAATTAAGTGTGTCCTTGCAGACAAGTGGTAAAATCTGTTAGCAagtgaagctagctagctagctagtcacATTTTTATCTTGTCGTCTATGCAAACTTATTGTTTCGTTACGAGCCAGTGTAGCTGCCTGCTAGCTGTAGGTGTTGGCATAAagtcaataaaataattttaacacTTACTTGCGTGGTGTATGTTGTTAGAGCGGCAACGGAGGAGGCACGTCTGCCAGACGAGGTGATATAACGATTGGAGGTGAGGACTGACTGGATGGAAGTGCACATGGCCTATCATACATCCGGGTACTTCGCCGGCGAGCCCCGGACTCTGAATAACATCACCTGGCATACAAAGTCATTTTTAATCATCGTCTTTATGTAAATTAAGATAGAATTTAATCGTAATTATTACTtcatattattatcattaacaACCTTAACACCATATAGCCCCATTACGTTAGGAAAGTGCAGTTTGAATAAGTCCATGCTCGTTGCAGGGCTGACTTTCCAGAAATTTCTCCTGCGTTtattggaggaaaaaaacagagGTCAAAGTTGATATTGTGCAATATTGCTCAATGCGGAAAttgtttaaaaagcaaaaacagtGGTCTATAATTGTATTCATCCTCAGAATTATTGTAATAATGGTCTATATTCGGTTGTAAAAGATTAAACTGTTTGTATTTAGCACGAAGCATTGTGGAATTCCCTTACTTTTGCAGCAAACGTTAAGGTCGCACGCAGGGCGCATGCGCATAAACCTTCTGGACTTTTCCTCACGTGGAGTGATTCCCCTTGATCAGGTTGTTACATCCACGCTCACGAGCACAACCACAAGTGGCATCCACACGTCGTCGATCTACAGACGTCACAAATTAAGTCATGGTAAGACTGCACACGACTGTTTATATTTAGAGATTACAAAAATATCACTGCTATAGTTCGTAAACCTCCTAGCTACCTTGCTAACAGTTTTACCGGCTAGCATCTTAGCAGCATGTAATGTTAGCCTTCCATAACCAGACATTGACAAGGTCATACAACTGAGGAAACAATTAACTCATAATATTTGTTAAACGTCGTAATAAACATGATAATCTGAAAATTATGAGACATAATGTGTAGGTACTGTATCCTGCGGATTAATGAATGAACACCATGTGTTAATTGGGGTGTGTTTAACTGTCATAAATAAGCTGCAAGCAACCACATGTTAAGGCTGTTATTTGTTTCCATAGTAAGTCATTGTAAACTACACATAAAATTATTGTGTGGGCTAGTTTTGTCTTTTCGTCGGCTGAtttttgtgggattttttttctcccctccatGATGGTGAAGATGGATGATAACCATAGACAGGAATTATTTGTGACATAAGAAACCATCTGGCTGCTCATTATAATATCAATGTGTCAGGTAGGTGTTTTCAACATGTGAGCAGTTTTACTGTATTCTTGTTTTGTTATACATAATATGGTAGGTTAATGTAATTGGGAATGTACATATGCACATAGGGAGAAATTACACCTGAAATGCAAACCATATGCCTAAAAATGGCCATGGAATATCTGCTGTGAAACAAATTCCTAACTTTCTTGTTTGAAGTTCAAATTAAGTTAGCCCTATAGCCTTCAACCAACTCCGCTACCCCACCAACAAACGACCTTGAGTCAATGTCACGTGAACATCTGCCGAGCCTAGCTGACCACTTGTACTGTTAGCTGATGTTCCTTCATTCAAACTGGCAACTAAATCCAAAATGAAGACAAGCTGACTTTAATTGGGCTTCACTAACTTTTGTCATGTGCCTCCCCTTCCACCCACTTCCACCCAACCGTCCCATCATGTTAATGATTCCTCGTGGCCCACTTTTACATTTTAACCACGCTGAGCTTGTGCAAATATGCCTACAACTTGGTCATTTAAATGTCATTAATTTGGCACAAAGTTCATGTTGCAggttgacaataaaagttgaaGAAAAAGTGTCGTGTTTTGTTCTGCAGGCCTTCAGAAAATTCCTGCCACTGTTCGACCGTGTCCTGGTGGAGCGTTTCACGGCGGAGACGGTGACCAAGGGTGGCATCATGCTGCCTGAGAAGTCTCAAGGCAAAGTGCTGCAGGCCACAGTGTTGGCAGTCGGGCCCGGATCTATCAACCAGGTCAGAACATTTTAGGTCTGAGCCTAGttttgctgttgagtgaaataACAAACTCAATTGTTGATGTTTTTCGTGGCAGAAAGGACATTTACAGCCAGTCAGTGTGAAGGTCGGGGAGAAGGTCCTTCTACCAGAGTATGGTGGAACTAAAGTCACTTTAGACGATAAGGTatgttgcctcttttttttttttctcaatcttTTTATAGTTATTTTGCATTTAATACTTCATGGTCTTACTTTGCTATGTAGGAGTACTTCCTGTTCCGTGATGGAGATATCCTAGGAAAATATGTGGATTAAGCCAAGATGTGCTACGaagagagagaagaagaaatcatgtctgttttttttttatgttatgccAACTGTAAATAATTCTAATCACACTTtgttacaataataaaaaaaatcagccattgGCTTTTGTCCTCATGTACACTGTGTTTCATGATTACTTTTTGGTGTTATCTTCCCACACATTTAGGTAGTAACAAAACTACGTTGTAAAATAGTGTTGCACTGTTTTGTAATATGGGGCTGACATGGGGGGGAAATGGCTTAAAGAATGAAGAAATGTTTTATTATGAgcattttggactttttttattttattttttttatttttcaagtcgCATGTAATGGCAGCTTGTCAATAGAGGACTATGGTGCCAATCTACAGCCCAACTGAGTTGCAGAAGGGCCAAAAATTCAATTATGACAATTTTAAAAGGAAATgcaacaaaaatgctttaagaTATGTATATCTGTTTTTAGATGAGCGTGATAAAATCAGTTATTAGTCAAATTGATTCCTTTAGTTCTGCTGTCTCAAACGATGATGTACTTTTTAGGTTTGGGCTCACAGAACATGTTAAAACATCATTAAAATATATGCTCATTAGGTCATCGTGCTTGGGCACTGTAGGGCGCTGAATGATATCCAGCCAATAACGTTACTTAACTCATCTAGCAATTTTCAACAGAAGTTACCGGTAATTTGATAATTTCAatattttcacgtacaattaatgataatttcattatttttaatgtacaattaatacctttttttaaaaaaaacaaacaaacttaaaaacacatttcgccacttgctgtcgactgaacatGACATCACGTGAGCTTGGGgcttaggtaacaaccaatcatggctcagtttgtaaACGTCACATGcccaaacccagaaaaaaaggagaactgtgatgtcattttcagtcgacagcatgtgacaaaatatgcCTTTAATGGTAttatttaattgtacatgaagaataataatcaaataCTGTGGCTGTAAAGTGGTCGTTACCTATCGTGGCGGTAACCTGTTGGTGGACACCACACACCAGCAGTGAGGGGTGCGCCAAGCTGAAGTTAGGAGTCCCCATCGGGCCTTTTTGACATTGACGGACAGTCCTCGCCTTCAACGACGGCGTGAGGACTTACATACATTACCATCGCCGCTGTTGGATTGCAACTCAAATTCGTCGTAAACTGGGTACTCTTGGGTGTAACACACGTACAAGTACAAGTACGTAaataagtacattattacactaTTAGTACACTATTGCAATCATTATAAAAACTATTTCGACGTTGGTGTCGGTCATGTTGTCAAGTTGTGCTTCTGTCCGCTACTACAACCCAGCGGCTGGCCCACATCCGGGTATTCTGTCGAGATGGTCATGGCGGAGGGTACTGCAGTTCTCAGGAGGAATCGGCCTGGAACCAAGGCAAAGGTGCGTTCTCGCCCACCCGGAAGGGGCTAATTTCGCTTAAAATCAAACACCGACACGACGAGACCGGGCCCTCCCCGATTGGTGTGGTTTTACTGCCCGACTTGAATCGAAAATGTCGAAGGCTGACTTCAGTCGGAAGGGCTCGAGCTGGTGCTAGGCAGCTAGCTGacgttagcattttttttccccgtctaGCTTCTGGATGAGTCCACATCATTCTCTCCCTACTTAACTCGATAGGTTTGACTGTGCAAACATTCTTATGTGCACAgtcaaaaaatgaataaacagcagtGTCTCTCTTGTCAACATAAAACTTCTCCGAACGTCCAGCTTTGCAGGAAGCAGTCATAGCCCGCTTGACGTTTAGCTCGCCCCAAGCTAACTTTGTCGTCATGAGTCATAAGTGGACGTAAACACATTTATCAATGGAcgtgtttgtgtatttatcgCGGCTTTTTGTAGCAACTGTATCTCGTGTCcgtattggttttatttttgaaacatttgtttttgtcaccTAAACACGTCAACCCTCTTCCTTAGGATTTCTACAATTGGCCGGATGAGTCATTTGAGGAGATGGACAGCACGCTGGCTGTTCAACAGgtgtgtgagcagctatctatACATCCGTGTTTGTGCCATTCAGTAAGCATTCAATTCCCTTCCCCAAGACAAGTAAAACATGccaaaagtgtctttttttaatggaacAAAATGACAGCAAAGCGTCCACTTCCAGAGAGAAACCATCATAACTATATTATTATGTATTGTAAGACCTTGGGAAGCATCAGTATGACATCCTAATTCATGACTTAAATtccaactaaaaagaaaaaaaaaaaacagtcatacTCATGATGCTGTTTCCTTAGCAACACTGGACAGTGTTTTTCTGCATCTCTGTGTTACAGTACATTCAGCAGAACATCCGCTCGGATTGCTCCAATATCGACAAAATCCTGGAGCCTCCCGAGGGTCAGGATGAGGGTGTGTGGAAATATGAGCATCTCAGGTATGAATATAATTGCTTTGATTACAGGAGCGTCATCGGTGTAAGAGGTATTCAACGTAGGAAGTTTCGAGGTTATGAATGATGTGTAATGAACTTGTTGGTGCAGTGATGTAAAAGAATATGTTGTCATGTGGCATAAGCACTAATTGTACTGTATGTCATTTTAATTACgtgactgctgcggagcaaGGCAGTAGCGGGCGCAACCGCTTGTGAAGCAAACcaggcacatattactatcctatAAAAtggcgtttattatttttctttatttaccagaatttttcaaacaaaatgtggcccgaaccgttgaacgtaccggcacaaatgaggtatcaaaagatgcgcggtcgatctgactcggcggggaataatttttttttccggaattccaagttaccatggcgatgcattcccccccccccaaaaaaaaaaaaaaaaaaaaaacgcccaaaAGTctcataggaatgaatggagaaggggggggggtccacaaatcaagcacctagggattgacctgatttcaacaggaagtgacctggaagtggcCTAGAATCAACAGAAAgttacctgatttcaacaggaagtgacccagaacttcCCTGATTTAAACAGAAAGTGCCCTGATTTCAATAAGAAGTGACCAGGAAGtggcttaaaatcaacaggaaatgacctgatttcaaccggAAGTGACCAGGAAGtgatctgatttcaacaggaaatgactcgatttcaacaggaagtgacctgatttcaacaggaagtgacccagaagtgacctgatttcaacaggaagtggcccagaACTGCCCtggtttcaacaggaagtgacctgatttcaacaggaagtgacccagaagtgacctgatttcaacaggaagtggcccagaACTGCCCtggtttcaacaggaagtgccctggtttcaacaggaagtgacctgatttcaacaggatttggcCCAACTGTTCAGGGCATGCGGcgttccaccttgcaagagtcatcactcacatccaaaatttccgcggaaatTGTTCTAGTTGTTTCATCAGGATTCCCGCGAAACCATGAATTTAAAATACGACCTTAATTATATCAAGCTTTTGAAATTCTTAAAGTAAATATGTGAGAAGTGGGATTCCAAGGTTGTAAATATGAGGGTGCGACCAATGAATCGGCTGGCTGTTATAAACAGTTACTAccaattttttacaatatttttttaaatttcataaaAGGGAAGTCACATAACAGTTGTTCAGTGTCAGGGCCCAGgttacaaccaatcatggctcacctgttttctgaagttggttgtgacattcacaagctgacctgtgattggtcgaTACCTGGgccctgagcaactctgatgtcattttcagtcgacaagtggcaaaatggccaccccctgagatggatttaaaaaaaaaagaaaaaaaaaaggtggttcttaattcatattccccAAACGCAATACTAATCAACATACTGTGTTTAGTCAAGTGGAGTTGCATAGAAGCTATTGCAAATAATTTTTTcgacttgacttcctctttaatacaCATTTAACACATTATAACAGAAGTTAAAGGTAAAGACTTTCAAACATTTGTTGCCCCACCACCAATAAATTGGCCAATATTTGTGTAAGtattttaaatcaatcaaagggtcttaaattcaatttcaaatgGAATATGAAAGTCTTGAAAGGTATTCAATGTAACTTGACGCAAGCTGTTGGAAAcctgtttgtatttgtttgaacaaatatttactgtagttaTGGTAAATCCTGCTGCATTAGTGATCCATGATGGTGTGCACTGTGCAGCATGTGGTTCCTTTGCAAGTAAAAGTCTTTGTGTGTGTTAACTGTAGGCAGTTCTGCTTGGAGCTCAACGGACTAGCAGTTAAACTGCAGGTAGGTgccattaatatttatttagatGGGAGAAACAGCATTTACAGGTTCCACTATCATGTTTCATGACCAAAAGTGGAGCCATTTGTAGTTGCATGCGCTGTGGTGATGTCGCTGTTGGTTTTCAGAGCGAGTGCCATCCAGACACGTGCACGCAGATGACGGCCACCGAGCAGTGGATCTTTTTATGCGCTGCCCACAAGACCCCCAAAGAGGCGAGTGCCCACCCCCCTCCAAGTCCCCGTCCTCACTCACCATCTTGTTTTAACTGTTGCGTGTGTGTTTTAACACGTGTGCAGTGCCCCGCCATCGACTACACTAGGCACACGCTGGACGGAGCTGCCTGTCTTCTCAATAGCAACAAATACTTCCCCAGCAGGTGGCTTGCTTGTGCATATcctattttctttgttttgttttgttttgttttgtttgcagagCTGATCGGTGTGATTTGCATTTCCAGGGTGAGCATCAAGGAGTCGTCAGTGGCCAAGTTGGGTTCGGTGTGTCGCCGCATCTATAGGATATTCTCTCACGCCTACTTCCACCACCGCCAGATATTTGACAAATATGAGGTGCGTTTGCTTGGGAAATGACACTGCAGGCCTGTAGACATCCGTCAGATAGGAAAAAACAACTATACACTGGAGTTCAACGAGGAAATTTTATTTTCCACAATGATACAAGTGCATCTCAGTAAATGAGAACATTCATTTTGGAAGGTAAATTTCTACCTATTTcctatagtaagtcattttacatgttttttctaCGCTTGTTCTTGATGGTAAATTTGGGGATTTGGTTGgcaggttatttaaaaaaaaaaaaaaagagaagtctGCAACAGTTGGTAGCGCTGCATTTCTCAATGCATGTTTTAAAGATCCACTAtcttaacaacaaaaaagggttgGAAGTATTATTGTGCCTTTTTATACCACAAAAATCAACTCCCTCAAAAGTTTATTATTAAGGtagttttttttgcttattcTAAAGCTGCAAAAAAATTAGTAGGTCTACTGTGTAGTAAAGGGTCGTAAAGACCTGCCGTATGTGAAAGTAGGCcatttctgccatctagtggtgaatgatgGTATTACAATTCAAAACTACAGTTGACCCTTGACATACTCGTGGTttgttgccccccccccacattatcaattttttgggggtgtgtttttaatcaatatatttgggtgatttttatttatttattttttttattttttaaatcctccTGTGATTGAACTCGTCACATGCAAACACCTGCCTTCTTTTAAAGTGCTTCCGATTCAcccaaaataaagttcagatgctCTAGTAGGCTTCTCTTGAATGTTTTGCCTTCGACTGCGATTTTGAATTATTCCTAATGCCCTCCACTGGAGTTCCCCCGATTCAATCGTGATGGGAAATCAGGGCTGTAAAAATAATCTTCGACTGACCAAGATCAACTGAAAAAtgtttaggttgttttttttttcttaacttttgaaatgtcaaagtgaaaaataatacaAGAGTACGAAGAAATTGTCAAATGGAGCAAAATTAACTGGTAGTTTTATTTCGCATCCATGCATCACGaccaggtttttgttttttgtgcaccGACAGAACGAAACGTTCCTGTGTCACCGCTTCACGCGCTTCGTGATGAAGTACAACCTGATGTCCAAGGACAACCTGAT
The Festucalex cinctus isolate MCC-2025b chromosome 11, RoL_Fcin_1.0, whole genome shotgun sequence DNA segment above includes these coding regions:
- the hspe1 gene encoding 10 kDa heat shock protein, mitochondrial, which produces MAFRKFLPLFDRVLVERFTAETVTKGGIMLPEKSQGKVLQATVLAVGPGSINQKGHLQPVSVKVGEKVLLPEYGGTKVTLDDKEYFLFRDGDILGKYVD
- the mob4 gene encoding MOB-like protein phocein, which gives rise to MVMAEGTAVLRRNRPGTKAKDFYNWPDESFEEMDSTLAVQQYIQQNIRSDCSNIDKILEPPEGQDEGVWKYEHLRQFCLELNGLAVKLQSECHPDTCTQMTATEQWIFLCAAHKTPKECPAIDYTRHTLDGAACLLNSNKYFPSRVSIKESSVAKLGSVCRRIYRIFSHAYFHHRQIFDKYENETFLCHRFTRFVMKYNLMSKDNLIVPILEEEVQNTSSAGESEA